GCAGCGTCGCCAGCTCGGCGTCGCGGCCCTCGTCGGAGGGCACCAGGGCGTCGACCGAGGCGTCGACCCCGCGCAGGACCCGGGTCTTGCCCGAGGCGGCCAGCGCGGCGGGCAGCTCGTCGATGTGGCGGCAGGTCAGGCCGAGCGAGTCGGACATCTCGTGCAGCGAGGGACGGCGGCCGGCCCAGAGCTCGCCGTACACGCGGTCGCGGAAGAACTCGTCGGTGTCGCGGCTGGAGCGCGGTCGCGCGAAGAGGGTGGCCTCGCCGTCCTCGAGCACCAGCACGGCGTCGGAGGTCTGGTTGCCCGACAGGTGGGTGTGCGCGGTCTGCGGCCGGAAGCGGTAGTCGGTGTCGTTGGAGCGCTGCTTGTAGGTGCCCGAGGGGACCACCAGGCGCTCGCCGGGCAGCAGGTCCGCGAGCCGCTCACGCCGCGCCTGCGCCCACGGCGTGACGGGGTGCGGCGGGAGGTCGAGCTCGCGGTCGCCCCAGCCCGTGCGCATGAAGGCGGCGTACGCCGAGGGGACGCCCTGGTCGTGGGAGGCGGTCCCCGGGGCTGGCCCGGAGAGGCTGCCGGAGAGGCTGCCGGAGGGGGGCGTGGTCGGGGTGGTCTGCTCGTCCGTGCTCACCCGGCCAGCCTACGACGACGACCGTTCGATGGTTCGGGTCGTCGCTCACTGGATACGCTCCGGAGGTGACCTGGGGCGTCGGTGAACAGCGTCCGCCGCAGCTCTGGGCTCCGGCGGCACACCCACCTGCCCACGGCCAGGGCCACGGCTGGAGCCAGGGGTGGGCACCGCCCCCGCTGCCGCCCGTCCCGCCGTCGCTCTCGAGCCGGCGCAACGCCCGCAGCATCGTCTTCGCGGTGCTCGTCGCAGTGGGGCTGCTCATCGGCGCCGGGGTCATCGGCTTCGTCTTCGTCGCCAGTGGCCAGCCCGAGGCGATCGCCGTCGGGTTCGTGCTCGCGCTGCTGCCGGTGGGGCCGCTCGTCGGCTGCTACCTGTGGCTCGACCGCTACGAGCCCGAGCCGGGGCGGCTGCTGCTCATGGCGTTCGGCTGGGGCGCCCTCGTGGCCACCGCGACCGCGCTCGTGCTGCAGGTCGTCGACGACAGCCTGAGCGGACGCGGCATGGTCTGGTCCGGCGTCGTCGTGGCGCCGATCTCGGAGGAGGCCGCCAAGGGCGCCTTCGTGCTGCTGCTGCTCTGGCTGCGCCGCCACGTCATCCACGGCGTGCTCGACGGGCTCGTCTACGCGGGGCTGGTCGGCATCGGCTTCGCCTTCACCGAGAACATCCTCTACTTCGCCGGGGCGTACGCCGGCGAGATGGGCCTGGGGCCGGGCGGCTTCGGAGCGGCGACCACGATCTTCGTCGTGCGCGGTGTCTTCAGCCCCTTCGCCCACCCGCTGTTCACCTCGGCGATCGGCATCGGGGCGGGGATCATGGTCGGCACGCGCCGCCGGTGGCTGCGCTGGCTGGCGCCGCTGGTGGGCTACCTCGTCGCGGTCGGTCTGCACGCGGCCTGGAACGGCTCGGCCTTCCTCGCCGACGGACGCTTCTTCCCGTTGACCTACTTCTTCGCCATGGTGCCGGGGTTCTTCGTGCTCGTCGGGCTGGCGATCTGGTTCCGGGTGCGGGAGGGTCGGATGCTGACCCGGTCGCTGACCGACCTGGCGCACCGCGGCTACCTGGGGCTCGACGAGGTCCTCTGGCTGGTGCGGCCCCCGGCTCGGCGTACCGCTCGCCGCAACGCGCGACGCCGCGGCGGCCCGGGGGCGGAGAAGCTGCTCAAGGACTACCAGCGGCAGGCCATCGAGCTGGCGGTGCTGCACGACCACGTCATGCGCGGTCACCGTGGTCGGCGCGGCCGCGACGCCGAGGACACGCACCGCCGCGGCGCCCACATGGCCCACCGGCTCGGGGTGCTCCGCGCCCACGTCACCGCGCCGCCGCAGCCGGCCTGGTCGGCCTGGTCGGCGTGGCCGCACCCCCACTCGTCCGGCTGGCCGCAGGGGTGGTCGTGACCGGTCTCGAGAGCACCCTGACCGACCTGCGCGACGCCCTCACCCGGGTCCGGCTGCCGCTGGAGACCCCCGAGGCCGCCCGCCACCGCGCCGCCCGCGACGAGGTCGTCGGCCAGCTCGACGACTACGTGCTGCCGCGGCTGCGCCAGATCGACGCCCCGCTGCTGGCGGTCGTCGGCGGCTCCACCGGGGCGGGCAAGTCGACCATGGTCAACTCGCTCGTGGGGCGCCGCGTCAGCGAGCCCGGGGTGCTGCGGCCGACCACCCGCGCCCCCGTCCTGGTCTGCCACCCGGACGACGTGGCGTGGTTCGACGACGACCGGGTGCTGCCCGACCTCGCCCGCAGCCACGGGCCGAGCCAGGACCCCGGTGCCGTGCAGGTCGTCACGGCCGACACCGTGCCCCGGGGCCTCGCCGTCATGGACGCGCCCGACATCGACTCCGTCGAGGTCCGCAACCGGGCGCTGGCGAGCCAGCTGCTGGCCGCCGCCGACCTGTGGCTGTTCGTCACCTCGGCCGCGCGCTACGCCGACCAGGTGCCGTGGGACTTCCTGCGCGCCGCGGCCGAGCGCAGTGCCGCCGTCGCGATCGTGCTGGACCGCACCCCACCGGCGGCCGTCGACGAGGTCGGCGCGCACCTGCGCGAGATGATGGACGCCCGCGACCTGGCCGCCTCGCCGCTCTTCACCGTCGCCGAGGTCGGCCTCGACGGCGAGGGCCTGCTGCCGGCCCAGCAGACCGCGCCGATCGCCGGCTGGCTGCACGACCTCGCCGCCGACTCCGACGCGCGGGCGAGCGTCGTGCGGCAGACCCTCGAGGGCGCGGTGGAGTCCGTCGTACGTCGCGCGCGCGGCATCGCGGAGGCCCACGGCGACCAGCGCGCCGCCGTGCAGCAGCTGCACCAGGACGTCGCACGCTCCTACGACCGCGCCCGTCGTGAGGTCGGCGAGGCGTCGGCCGACGGCAGCCTGCTGCGCGGCGAGCTGCTGGCGCGCTGGCAGGAGTTCGTCGGCGCCGGCGACCTGATGCGCTCGGTCGAGTCCAAGGTCGGCTGGCTCCGCGACCGCGTCACCGGCTTCTTCCGCGGCCAGCCCGCGCAGGTCGACCGCGTGACCTCGGCGGTGGAGACCGGCCTCGAGGCGTTGCTGGTCGAGCACGCCGAGGCGGCCGCGGAGCGCGCCCGTGACGCCTGGGACGGCTCGACCACCGGCCGCCAGGTGCTGTCCGAGCCCGGTGCGCGCGACCTGGGCCGGGCCTCGCGGGAGTTCCGTGGCGCGGCCGAGCGGGTCGTGCGCGACTGGCAGCGGGCCGTCGTGGAGCTGGTGCGCGAGGAGGGCCAGTCGCGCCGCACCACCGCACGCTTCCTGGCCTTCGGCGTCAACGGCCTCGCCGTAGCGCTCATGATCGTGGTCTTCGTCAGCACCGCCGGCATGACGGGCGCCGAGGTCGGCATCGCCGGCGGCAGCGCCGTGCTGGGGCAGAAGCTGCTCGAGGCGGTCTTCGGCGACCAGGCCGTGCGGCGGCTCACCGAGCTCTCGCGCCGTGACCTGGAGGAGCGGGTGGCGGCGGCGTACGACGGGGAGCGCGCCCGGTGGGACGAGGTGCTCGCCGCGCTGGGCGTGCGCACCGAGGACGGCGAGCGGCTGGACGCCGCGGTGGGCGCGGTCGAGCGGTCGCGGGTCGCCGAACCTGAGGCGCGGGCGTGAGCATCGCCGCGGGTGTGCGTCGGCTGACGGGACGCGGACCCGAGCTCCCGGCCCGGCTGGATGCGCTGCGCGAGGCCGTCGAGGCCACCGAGGGCCGGCTCGACCCCGACCTCCTGGCGCGGGCCGGGTCGCTGCTGGAGCGTGCCGAGGGACGTCTCGCCCTGGCCGGCGACCACACCGTGGTGGCGCTCGCCGGGGCCACCGGCTCGGGGAAGTCCTCGCTGTTCAACGCTCTCGCGGGCTCGACGTTGAGCCAGGTCGGCGTACGACGCCCGACGACGTCGTCGACCACCGCCGCGGCCTGGGGCGAGGCCGACGAGGTGCTCGCCTGGCTGGAGGTCCCGCAGCGCCACCAGGTCGGGGGCGACCCCGGGAGGCTCGGGGGACTGGTGCTGCTCGACCTGCCCGACCACGACTCCACCGAGGTCGCCCACCACGTCGAGGTCGACCGACTGGTGGAGGTGGTCGACCTGCTGGTCTTCGTGCTGGACCCGCAGAAGTACGCCGACGCCGCGATCCACCACCGCTACCTCGCCCCGCTGAGCACCCACCGCGACGTGATGATGGTGGTGCTCAACCACGTCGACGAGGTGCCGCCCGAGCGACGCCGTGACCTCGACCGCGACCTGGCCCGGCTCCTCGACGCCGACGGACTCACCGGCGTGCCCCGGCTGCAGACCTCCGCGCTGACCGGCGAGGGCGTCGACCACCTGCGAGACGTGCTTGCCGAGCGGGTCGCGGCGACCCGCGCCGCCGCGGCCAGACTGTCCGCCGACGTCTCGGCGGTCGCCGCCCGGATGGCCGAGGCGAACGGCTCCGCCGACGCACGCTCCGCCGAGATCGGCAAGGCCCACCGCACCGAGCTGGTCGGGGCGCTGGCCGAGTCGGCGGGCGTGCCCACCGTGGTGCGCGCCGTCGAGCGGTCGATGGTGCGCCGGGGCTCGATGCGCACGGGGTGGCCGGTGCTGGCCTGGCGGGCGCGGCTGCGGCCCGACCCGCTGCGTCGCCTGCACCTCGACCGTCTCCCGGGACGCGGGTCCGGCTCCGGCTCTGATGTCGACCGGGCCCCGGACCGCACCTCGCTGCCGGCCGCCGGTCGGGTCGAGCGGGCCCGGGCCGAGACCGCCGTACGTCGGGTGGCCGACGTCGTGGGGGAGCCGCTGGCCCCGGCCTGGCAGCGCTCCGTGCGCCGTGCGTCGCTGTCGCGCGCCGACGACCTCGAGGACGCCCTGGACCGCGCCGTCGCCGGCACCGACCTCGGCGTCGACCGGGTCCCGCTGTGGTGGCGGCTGGCCCGGCTGCTGCAGCTCGTGCTGGTCGTCGCGCTGCTGGCCGGTGCGGTCTGGCTGGGGCTCCTCGCCCTGGTCGACTTCGTCGCGATCCCGATCCCGGACCCGCCCGAGACCGAGGGCATCCCGGTCCCGACCCTGCTGCTGGTGGTGGGCCTCGCCGGCGGCTGGGCGCTGGCCGTGCTCTCGCGGGTGGTCAACGGCTGGGTGGCCCGGGCCCGGGGCCGCAAGGCGCGCCGGCGGCTGGAGGAGTCCGTCGCCGAGGTCGCCGACCGTCTCGTGCTGGCCCCGATCGGCGCCGAGGTCGAGGCCTACGCCCGCGCCCGTCGGGCGCTCGAGGTGGCTGCCGCCCGCTGAGCGCCGGCCGGGTTCTGGTCACTCCCCGCAGGGATGCCGGGTTCCGGGCGCTGCCCGCACCCGACGGCCCGTCCTGGTTGCAGGCGCCGACCAGGAACCAGCCGACCGGCCCGGAGATCCGTCGCGCGACGGATGTGGACGCCGGTCCAGGTGCCCTACGGTGCTGGGGTGCCGCACCTCCCCGAGCTGACCGTCGAGCGTCTGCGGCCGCCCGCGCTCCGGCAGCCGCCATGGATGGACCTGCTGCTCGCGGGGTTCTTCGTCGCGCTGACCGTGGCCGAGCAGGTCACCTCGACCGCCCCCCGGGCCCCGTGGCAGCTCGTGCTGGCCGTGCTGGCGATGGCCGCGCTCGCCGTACGGCGTCAGCTGCCGGTCGCGGTCGCCGTCCTGGTGGTGGTGAGCAACCTGCTCACGAACCCGCAGGGCGACTTCGCGATCCTGCTGAGCCTGGTGCTGGTGGCGTTCTCGGTGGGGTTCGAGACCGACCCGCCCCGCAGCGGGTGGGGGCTGGCGGTCGTGCTGCTGCCGTTCCTGGCGGTGCAGCTACCCGGCGGGGTGGAGCCGAGCGACCTCGCGGCGGCGGTGGTGTTCGTCGGTGGCCCGTGGGGCGTCGGTGCCGCGACCCGTCAGCGCACCCGGCGGGCGGCGGAGGCGATGGCCCGCGCGGAGCTGCTCCAGCGCGACCAGGAGGACGCGGCGGCGCGGGCCGTGGCGGAGGAGCGCACCCGCATCGCCCGCGAGCTGCACGACGTCGTCTCCCACTCGATCAGCGTCGTGACGATCCAGACGCAGGCCGTCCGCCGCCGGCTCGACCCCGCGCAGGAGCGGGAGATCGAGGACCTCGCCCGGATCGAGGCCACCGCGCGCGACGCGATGGCCGAGATGCGGCGGCTGTTCGGGGTGCTGCGCACCTCGGGCGAGCAGGTCGACCTGGCACCTGCGCCGGGGCTGGGCGAGCTGCCGGCGCTCGTGGGCCGCACCTCGACCTCCGCGGTGCCCGTCACGCTGCACGTCGAGGGTGCGCCGGTGCCGGTGCGACCCGGTCTCGACCTGGCTGCCTTCCGCGTCGCCCAGGAGGCGCTGACCAACGCCGCCAAGCACGCCGACGCCACCCGCGTCGAGGTCACGCTGACGTGGACCCCCGCGATGCTGACCGTGCGGGTGCAGGACGACGGTCAGGGGGCGGCGGACCTGAGCGGCGACGGCGCGGGCCAGGGACTGGCGGGGATGCGCGAGCGCGTCGCGCTGTACGGCGGTGCGGTCGACGTCACCACGTCGCCCGGCCGTGGCTTCACCGTCGAGGCCCGCTTCCCGCTCGAGGAGCCCAGATGAGCACTCCCATCCGACTCGTGGTGGCCGACGACCAGGGCATGATCCGCGCGGGCTTCCGCTCCCTGCTGGACGCCGAGCCCGACCTCGAGGTGGTGGGGGAGGCCGCCGACGGCGCCGAGGCGCTGGAGGTCGTGCGCGACCTGCGGCCCGACGTCACCCTCATGGACATCCGGATGCCGCAGCTCGACGGCATCTCCGCCACCCGGCAGCTGGTCGCCGAGGGGGTGGACACCCGGGTGCTGGTGCTGACGACCTTCGACCTCGACGAGTACGTCTTCGAGGCGCTGCGCGCCGGCGCCTCGGGGTTCATGCTCAAGGACGCCCCGGCCGACGAGCTGGCGGCGGCGATCCGGGTCGTCGCGGCCGGCGACTCCCTGCTGGCCCCGTCCATCACCCGGCGGGTCATCGACGCCTTCGTGGGGCGGGCGCCGACGCGACCCGCGCACGCCGTACCGGACGACGCGCTGGGGCGGTTGACGCCGCGCGAACTCGAGGTCCTGGGACTGATGGCGCGCGGCCGCTCGAACGCCGAGATCTCGACCGCGCTGTTCGTCTCCGAGGCGACCACGAAGACCCACGTCAGC
This DNA window, taken from Nocardioides sp. HDW12B, encodes the following:
- a CDS encoding PrsW family intramembrane metalloprotease, with amino-acid sequence MTWGVGEQRPPQLWAPAAHPPAHGQGHGWSQGWAPPPLPPVPPSLSSRRNARSIVFAVLVAVGLLIGAGVIGFVFVASGQPEAIAVGFVLALLPVGPLVGCYLWLDRYEPEPGRLLLMAFGWGALVATATALVLQVVDDSLSGRGMVWSGVVVAPISEEAAKGAFVLLLLWLRRHVIHGVLDGLVYAGLVGIGFAFTENILYFAGAYAGEMGLGPGGFGAATTIFVVRGVFSPFAHPLFTSAIGIGAGIMVGTRRRWLRWLAPLVGYLVAVGLHAAWNGSAFLADGRFFPLTYFFAMVPGFFVLVGLAIWFRVREGRMLTRSLTDLAHRGYLGLDEVLWLVRPPARRTARRNARRRGGPGAEKLLKDYQRQAIELAVLHDHVMRGHRGRRGRDAEDTHRRGAHMAHRLGVLRAHVTAPPQPAWSAWSAWPHPHSSGWPQGWS
- a CDS encoding GTPase domain-containing protein, which codes for MAAPPLVRLAAGVVVTGLESTLTDLRDALTRVRLPLETPEAARHRAARDEVVGQLDDYVLPRLRQIDAPLLAVVGGSTGAGKSTMVNSLVGRRVSEPGVLRPTTRAPVLVCHPDDVAWFDDDRVLPDLARSHGPSQDPGAVQVVTADTVPRGLAVMDAPDIDSVEVRNRALASQLLAAADLWLFVTSAARYADQVPWDFLRAAAERSAAVAIVLDRTPPAAVDEVGAHLREMMDARDLAASPLFTVAEVGLDGEGLLPAQQTAPIAGWLHDLAADSDARASVVRQTLEGAVESVVRRARGIAEAHGDQRAAVQQLHQDVARSYDRARREVGEASADGSLLRGELLARWQEFVGAGDLMRSVESKVGWLRDRVTGFFRGQPAQVDRVTSAVETGLEALLVEHAEAAAERARDAWDGSTTGRQVLSEPGARDLGRASREFRGAAERVVRDWQRAVVELVREEGQSRRTTARFLAFGVNGLAVALMIVVFVSTAGMTGAEVGIAGGSAVLGQKLLEAVFGDQAVRRLTELSRRDLEERVAAAYDGERARWDEVLAALGVRTEDGERLDAAVGAVERSRVAEPEARA
- a CDS encoding GTPase, with the translated sequence MSIAAGVRRLTGRGPELPARLDALREAVEATEGRLDPDLLARAGSLLERAEGRLALAGDHTVVALAGATGSGKSSLFNALAGSTLSQVGVRRPTTSSTTAAAWGEADEVLAWLEVPQRHQVGGDPGRLGGLVLLDLPDHDSTEVAHHVEVDRLVEVVDLLVFVLDPQKYADAAIHHRYLAPLSTHRDVMMVVLNHVDEVPPERRRDLDRDLARLLDADGLTGVPRLQTSALTGEGVDHLRDVLAERVAATRAAAARLSADVSAVAARMAEANGSADARSAEIGKAHRTELVGALAESAGVPTVVRAVERSMVRRGSMRTGWPVLAWRARLRPDPLRRLHLDRLPGRGSGSGSDVDRAPDRTSLPAAGRVERARAETAVRRVADVVGEPLAPAWQRSVRRASLSRADDLEDALDRAVAGTDLGVDRVPLWWRLARLLQLVLVVALLAGAVWLGLLALVDFVAIPIPDPPETEGIPVPTLLLVVGLAGGWALAVLSRVVNGWVARARGRKARRRLEESVAEVADRLVLAPIGAEVEAYARARRALEVAAAR
- a CDS encoding sensor histidine kinase; this translates as MPHLPELTVERLRPPALRQPPWMDLLLAGFFVALTVAEQVTSTAPRAPWQLVLAVLAMAALAVRRQLPVAVAVLVVVSNLLTNPQGDFAILLSLVLVAFSVGFETDPPRSGWGLAVVLLPFLAVQLPGGVEPSDLAAAVVFVGGPWGVGAATRQRTRRAAEAMARAELLQRDQEDAAARAVAEERTRIARELHDVVSHSISVVTIQTQAVRRRLDPAQEREIEDLARIEATARDAMAEMRRLFGVLRTSGEQVDLAPAPGLGELPALVGRTSTSAVPVTLHVEGAPVPVRPGLDLAAFRVAQEALTNAAKHADATRVEVTLTWTPAMLTVRVQDDGQGAADLSGDGAGQGLAGMRERVALYGGAVDVTTSPGRGFTVEARFPLEEPR
- a CDS encoding response regulator transcription factor, which produces MSTPIRLVVADDQGMIRAGFRSLLDAEPDLEVVGEAADGAEALEVVRDLRPDVTLMDIRMPQLDGISATRQLVAEGVDTRVLVLTTFDLDEYVFEALRAGASGFMLKDAPADELAAAIRVVAAGDSLLAPSITRRVIDAFVGRAPTRPAHAVPDDALGRLTPRELEVLGLMARGRSNAEISTALFVSEATTKTHVSNVLAKLGLKDRVQAVIYAYEHGVVSPGSDRT